In one window of Brassica rapa cultivar Chiifu-401-42 chromosome A07, CAAS_Brap_v3.01, whole genome shotgun sequence DNA:
- the LOC103829311 gene encoding NAC domain-containing protein 13 isoform X2, whose protein sequence is METSRRGSCRAGDRVLAPGFRFHPTDEELVVYYLKRKIRRKKLRVAAIGETDVYKFDPEELPGKALHNTGDRQWFFFSPRDRKQHGGRSSRATDRGYWKATGVDRIIKCSSRPVGEKKTLVFHRGRAPKGERTDWVMHEYTLHKEELEKCGDVKDNYVLYKIFKKSGSGPKNGEHYGAPFVEEEWAEEDDEVDEADAVHVPTNQLMVSACLGSNNNIWADGGLNQSELNENDIQELMRQVSEETGVNSHVANNNPVNLAEDEYLEIDDLLLPGPEPSYVDKEGSAVLNDNDFFDVDSYIGDFDATNPQSEPVGVGLNNGVVQSLPVIDQANSNQFQQQTWKNQDSNWPLRNSYTRKISSESWRDDEVTVCRYVDASELINPITSGISITKGEEATKDESSQFSSSVWSFLESIPASPAFASENPIVNLNIVRISSLGGRYRFGSKSTSSNVVIAVNDSEAKRNKSGGNNKKNNHKGFFCLSIIGALCALSWVMMGVSGRSLLW, encoded by the exons ATGGAGACTTCAAGGAGGGGTTCATGTCGGGCTGGAGACAGAGTCTTAGCTCCAGGGTTTAGGTTTCATCCAACCGACGAGGAACTGGTTGTTTACTACCTCAAGAGAAAGATCCGCCGCAAGAAACTGAGAGTCGCTGCAATTGGCGAGACTGATGTCTACAAGTTCGATCCGGAGGAGCTGCCCG gcAAAGCATTACATAATACTGGAGATCGTCAGTGGTTCTTCTTCAGCCCGAGAGACAGGAAACAACATGGAGGCAGGTCAAGCAGAGCAACTGACCGTGGATACTGGAAAGCAACAGGGGTAGATAGAATCATCAAGTGCAGTTCTCGTCCCGTTGGAGAGAAGAAGACCCTTGTTTTCCACAGAGGCAGGGCTCCCAAGGGCGAGAGGACTGACTGGGTCATGCACGAGTACACACTCCACAAAGAGGAACTCGAGAAGTGCGGAGATGTTAAGGATAATTATGTTCTTTACAAGATTTTTAAGAAGAGCGGGTCTGGTCCTAAGAACGGTGAGCATTATGGAGCTCCTTTCGTTGAAGAAGAGTGGGCTGAGGAGGATGACGAGGTTGATGAGGCTGATGCAGTCCATGTTCCTACAAATCAGCTCATGGTTTCAGCTTGTTTGGgaagtaataataatatatggGCGGATGGTGGGCTTAACCAGTCTGAGTTGAATGAAAACGATATTCAAGAGCTGATGAGACAGGTTAGCGAAGAGACTGGAGTGAACTCTCATGTGGCAAATAATAATCCGGTAAACTTGGCAGAAGATGAGTATTTGGAAATTGACGATCTTTTACTCCCTGGACCTGAACCAAGTTATGTGGACAAAGAAGGGTCTGCTGTGCTGAATGATAATGATTTCTTTGATGTTGATTCATACATTGGTGATTTTGATGCCACGAATCCTCAGTCAGAGCCTGTTGGTGTTGGTTTGAACAATGGGGTTGTACAAAGTCTTCCAGTGATTGACCAGGCGAATAGCAACCAGTTCCAGCAGCAAACATGGAAGAACCAAGATAGCAACTGGCCGCTCCGTAACAGCTATACCAGAAAGATAAGTAGTGAATCATGGAGGGATGATGAAGTTACTGTTTGCCGATATG TTGATGCATCTGAGCTCATAAACCCTATTACTTCTGGTATAAGTATAACCAAGGGAGAAGAAGCCACAAAAGACGAGTCAAGTCAGTTTTCTTCTAGCGTATGGTCTTTCCTGGAGTCGATTCCTGCGAGTCCAGCATTTGCTTCAGAGAATCCAATCGTTAACCTCAACATAGTCAGGATATCAAGCCTCGGTGGCCGCTACCGGTTTGGTTCTAAAAGCACAAGTAGCAATGTTGTTATAGCAGTTAACGATTCAGAAGCAAAGAGGAACAAGTCTGGAGGAAACAACAAGAAGAACAACCACAAGGGTTTCTTCTGCTTATCGATCATTGGAGCTCTGTGTGCTTTATCTTGGGTCATGATGGGAGTTTCAGGAAGGTCTTTGTTGTGGTGA
- the LOC103829311 gene encoding NAC domain-containing protein 13 isoform X1: METSRRGSCRAGDRVLAPGFRFHPTDEELVVYYLKRKIRRKKLRVAAIGETDVYKFDPEELPGKALHNTGDRQWFFFSPRDRKQHGGRSSRATDRGYWKATGVDRIIKCSSRPVGEKKTLVFHRGRAPKGERTDWVMHEYTLHKEELEKCGDVKDNYVLYKIFKKSGSGPKNGEHYGAPFVEEEWAEEDDEVDEADAVHVPTNQLMVSACLGSNNNIWADGGLNQSELNENDIQELMRQVSEETGVNSHVANNNPVNLAEDEYLEIDDLLLPGPEPSYVDKEGSAVLNDNDFFDVDSYIGDFDATNPQSEPVGVGLNNGVVQSLPVIDQANSNQFQQQTWKNQDSNWPLRNSYTRKISSESWRDDEVTVCRYGEAPGTVDASELINPITSGISITKGEEATKDESSQFSSSVWSFLESIPASPAFASENPIVNLNIVRISSLGGRYRFGSKSTSSNVVIAVNDSEAKRNKSGGNNKKNNHKGFFCLSIIGALCALSWVMMGVSGRSLLW; this comes from the exons ATGGAGACTTCAAGGAGGGGTTCATGTCGGGCTGGAGACAGAGTCTTAGCTCCAGGGTTTAGGTTTCATCCAACCGACGAGGAACTGGTTGTTTACTACCTCAAGAGAAAGATCCGCCGCAAGAAACTGAGAGTCGCTGCAATTGGCGAGACTGATGTCTACAAGTTCGATCCGGAGGAGCTGCCCG gcAAAGCATTACATAATACTGGAGATCGTCAGTGGTTCTTCTTCAGCCCGAGAGACAGGAAACAACATGGAGGCAGGTCAAGCAGAGCAACTGACCGTGGATACTGGAAAGCAACAGGGGTAGATAGAATCATCAAGTGCAGTTCTCGTCCCGTTGGAGAGAAGAAGACCCTTGTTTTCCACAGAGGCAGGGCTCCCAAGGGCGAGAGGACTGACTGGGTCATGCACGAGTACACACTCCACAAAGAGGAACTCGAGAAGTGCGGAGATGTTAAGGATAATTATGTTCTTTACAAGATTTTTAAGAAGAGCGGGTCTGGTCCTAAGAACGGTGAGCATTATGGAGCTCCTTTCGTTGAAGAAGAGTGGGCTGAGGAGGATGACGAGGTTGATGAGGCTGATGCAGTCCATGTTCCTACAAATCAGCTCATGGTTTCAGCTTGTTTGGgaagtaataataatatatggGCGGATGGTGGGCTTAACCAGTCTGAGTTGAATGAAAACGATATTCAAGAGCTGATGAGACAGGTTAGCGAAGAGACTGGAGTGAACTCTCATGTGGCAAATAATAATCCGGTAAACTTGGCAGAAGATGAGTATTTGGAAATTGACGATCTTTTACTCCCTGGACCTGAACCAAGTTATGTGGACAAAGAAGGGTCTGCTGTGCTGAATGATAATGATTTCTTTGATGTTGATTCATACATTGGTGATTTTGATGCCACGAATCCTCAGTCAGAGCCTGTTGGTGTTGGTTTGAACAATGGGGTTGTACAAAGTCTTCCAGTGATTGACCAGGCGAATAGCAACCAGTTCCAGCAGCAAACATGGAAGAACCAAGATAGCAACTGGCCGCTCCGTAACAGCTATACCAGAAAGATAAGTAGTGAATCATGGAGGGATGATGAAGTTACTGTTTGCCGATATGGTGAGGCCCCTGGTACAG TTGATGCATCTGAGCTCATAAACCCTATTACTTCTGGTATAAGTATAACCAAGGGAGAAGAAGCCACAAAAGACGAGTCAAGTCAGTTTTCTTCTAGCGTATGGTCTTTCCTGGAGTCGATTCCTGCGAGTCCAGCATTTGCTTCAGAGAATCCAATCGTTAACCTCAACATAGTCAGGATATCAAGCCTCGGTGGCCGCTACCGGTTTGGTTCTAAAAGCACAAGTAGCAATGTTGTTATAGCAGTTAACGATTCAGAAGCAAAGAGGAACAAGTCTGGAGGAAACAACAAGAAGAACAACCACAAGGGTTTCTTCTGCTTATCGATCATTGGAGCTCTGTGTGCTTTATCTTGGGTCATGATGGGAGTTTCAGGAAGGTCTTTGTTGTGGTGA
- the LOC103829310 gene encoding ATP synthase subunit delta, chloroplastic-like: MASLQSTPTSLRPKLHLSSHATTQPTLPLTLRFPRRRNGRGGVKMSSPVSEIYATALADVAKANNTLEPTCSDLEKLEKTFSDPNVLGLFVNPTVELRKKREVIDLIAESLSLLPHTASFLNVLIDSNRIDLVKEIAKEFEAVYNKMTKTELVVVKSVVKLDSQHLAQVAKHVQRLTGARNVRVRTVIDESLIAGFTIRYGGSGSKLIDMSVKKRLEDITAQVQIEG, translated from the coding sequence ATGGCTTCTCTCCAGTCAACCCCAACTTCTCTCCGCCCCAAGCTCCATCTCTCATCTCACGCAACCACACAGCCTACCCTCCCCCTCACCCTCCGATTCCCTCGTCGCCGCAACGGCCGCGGCGGCGTAAAAATGTCATCGCCGGTTTCCGAAATCTACGCGACGGCGTTAGCTGACGTGGCGAAAGCGAACAACACCCTAGAACCAACCTGCAGCGACTTGGAGAAGCTGGAGAAGACCTTCTCAGACCCTAACGTTCTAGGCCTGTTCGTGAACCCAACGGTGGAGCTTCGGAAGAAGCGAGAGGTGATCGACTTGATCGCCGAGTCGTTATCCCTGCTTCCACACACGGCCAGCTTCTTGAACGTGTTGATCGATTCGAACCGGATTGATCTAGTGAAGGAGATCGCCAAGGAGTTCGAAGCTGTGTACAACAAGATGACGAAGACGGAGCTCGTGGTTGTCAAGTCCGTGGTGAAGCTCGATTCTCAGCATCTAGCTCAGGTGGCGAAGCATGTGCAGAGGCTCACCGGAGCTAGGAATGTGAGAGTTAGAACGGTGATTGACGAGAGTTTGATCGCTGGGTTCACGATTAGGTACGGTGGTTCAGGTTCTAAGCTTATTGATATGAGTGTGAAGAAGCGGCTTGAGGATATCACCGCTCAGGTACAAATTGAAGgttga